The sequence ATAAATGTAAAGGTAGCTTTACGTCAAGTTACCTTTACATAAAGGGGGTAATAGCAAATTTCTTAAGGAAAATGTCTTGTTTATAAAAACATCATTCAGCTGTATACTAACGATAATAAACAAATGGTAAAAAGGAGAAAATCATGTCAATTATAATCAAGCTAAATTTGAGTAAATACAAAAATCTTGTCGTATTAAATCAGCCAAACGATTATGATCTATTTAATCAATATAAAAAAGATCTGTCCGATCAACATGATGCTATTTTTATCTTCGTAGAAACGATCGAAGAAATGATGACGAGCGTAAAGCAGATTATACAGCAGCAATCTTTGGATGATAAAGGATATTTATATTTCGCTTACCCGAAAAAAGGAAACAAACGATATCAGACATATGTTCACAGAGATCAAATTTTTCCTGCTCTACGTGTTGGTGAAGATGGATACATAGAAGGAAGTGATCTGAAATTTTCCCGGATGGTGAGTATGGATGAGGTCTTTACGGTCGTAGGGATAAAGCGGGAGCCAAAAAAAGTGAAAAAGACACGGGCAGCTAGTCAAAAGGTAGAAGATTATCAAGGTAATATAAAAGATGTTGAACAATTTTTAGCAGGCTATCCTGAGCAATTGGATTTTTACCTTCATTTAACACCAGGTTATCAACGAGATTGGGCACGTTATATTTATTCGGCAAAACAGCAAAAAACAAAAGAAAAACGTCAGCAGCAAATGATCGATATTCTAAAACAAGGCTATAAATCGATGGAGTTGTTCCGTCAGAGTAAGAAATAATGTACATGTTCACGTTCATAAATGAAAAAGAAGGAAAACATGTTACATTTTATCACGGTGCTAACCGTCTGTAAGGCTCCCACTTCAAGATTAGAGAGATAAATAAGAAGCTAAGTGGGGGATAAACGGACGATAACCCCCACTGATTGCTAGTGAAACTTTACCTCTTAGTCTGGATTCCGAAATGGTTTTTTTTATTGGCAGATTCAACTTTATCATGTTTCTACCCATCCGCAATACCCTCACTTTAACAAATTTCACAAAATTCTGATTATTATCTCTGATAATGAATAAAAAACTAACAATAATAAAATTTTTGTAAAAGAACTCTCCAGAAAGACTTGGAGATGTTTCGTTTTTGTTACAAAAATATTAATTTATTGAAATATTTTTTAACAATAGTATTTATAAATTTAGTTAATAGTGGTAATATTAAGTCTGACTTTCGAAACTATCTCGATAAACATAATTTTATGGATATAATTAGGTTGTTTAATAGGTCTTAATAATTAAATATTTGTGTATTACTGAGATTTGTTAACTCGAAAGGACAAGTTGGAAAGCCTTTTATTACAGGCGTTTTTTCCTACATATTAATCCAGCATAGGAGGGAATACGATGAAAAATCGTAAATTTTTATTATTCGTATTGGCTTTAACGTTAGGTATGTTCTTAGCTGCATGTGGCACTGCAGATGAAGATGGAGCAGAAGACAATACAGCAACAGAAGGTAACGAGGAAGGTACAAGCGGTGAAGATGCAACTTCTACTGATTACAGTGTAGCGATGGTTACGGATGTCGGTGGGGTAGATGATAAATCATTTAATCAATCTGCGTGGGAAGGTATTCAAGCATGGGGAGAAGAACATGGTTTATCTCAAGGGGAAGGCTTTGATTATGCACAATCAACTGATAAAGCAGACTATATGCCGAACTTAACTCGTTTTGTACGTGATGAATATAATTTAGTATATGGTATCGGCTTTGAATTAAAAGAGGATATTCAAAAAGCGGCAGAGCAGTATCCGGATACAAATTTCGCAATAGTAGATGATACAGTGGAAGCGGATAATGCGGTAAGTATTACATTTAAAGAACACCAAGGATCATTCCTGGTTGGCGTTGCAGCAGCAATGAAAACAACTACAAACAAAGTAGGATTTGTAGGAGGGGTTGATTCTCCATTAATCAAAAAATTCGAATCAGGTTTTATTGCAGGTGTGAAATCTGTGAATCCTGATATTGAAGTAGATGTTCAGTATGCAGAATCATTCGCTGATGCTGCCAAAGGTAAATTAATTGCTACCAATATGTATGACAGTGGTGTTGATGTTATCTATCATGCTTCTGGTGCAACAGGTAACGGTGTATTCAACCAAGCAAAAGACATTAAGCAAAATGATCCTGAACGTGAAATCTGGGTGATCGGTGTTGACCGTGACCAGCATGATGAAGGTACAATCGGCGACCACAACGTAACATTAACTTCAATGGTAAAACGTGTAGATGTAGCGGTTCAAGACGTTGCTAATCGTGGTATGAACGGTGAATTTCCTGGTGGAGAGAAACTGGAGTACGGTTTAGAGCAAGATGGTATTGATTTTGCTAAAACAAACGAAGAAGCAATGACGGGCGAAATTATTACTGCTGTAGATGAGTACAAAGAGAAAATCTTAAGCGGTGAAATCGAAGTTCCTTCTACAATAGAAGACCTCGAAGCATTCGAAGAATCATTATAAGCTTTGAATAGAGAAGGCTCTGCAAGCCTTCTCTACTATTATGTTAGATTAGAAAATTTTCAATGAAAAAGGTTTTTAGATAAAAGCCTTTTTCATTGCTTATTTTTACATCTTGTCAAAATAGTCAAAGACTTATATATAGGGGTGAAACAAGTGGATTATGCAATTGAGATGTTGAACATTAGAAAAGAGTTCCCGGGAATTGTAGCAAATGATAATATTACTGTTCAGTTACAAAAAGGGGAAATTCATGCATTGCTTGGCGAGAATGGTGCCGGTAAATCAACATTGATGAATGTATTATTCGGATTATATCAGCCGGAAAAAGGAGAAATCCGTGTCAACGGTAAACCTGTTAATATAACTAATCCTAATATCGCTAATGGGTTAGGTATTGGTATGGTCCATCAGCACTTTATGTTAGTAGAACCATTTACCGTTACTCAGAATATTGTGTTAGGCAGTGAGCCTACGAATAAATTCGGAAAGATTGATCTTGCTAAAGCAAGTAAGGAAATAAAAGAATTATCCGATCGCTATGGATTACAGGTAGATCCAGATGCAAAAATTAGTGATATTTCAGTTGGAATGCAACAGCGTGTAGAGATTTTAAAGACGTTGTATCGAGGTGCAGAAGTGCTGATTTTTGATGAACCAACTGCAGTACTGACGCCACAGGAAATAAATGAACTTATTGACATTATGCGCTCCTTAATTAAAGAAGGAAAATCGATTATTCTCATTACGCATAAATTAAAGGAAATTATGGAGGTCTGTGACAGATGTACGGTTATCCGTAAAGGAAAAGGGATCGGCACAGTCAATGTCGCAGATACAAACACTACCGAGCTCGCTTCATTGATGGTTGGTCGGGAAGTAAGCTTTAAAACAGAGAAAAAAACAGCAGAGCCGAAAGATATTGTTTTAGCTATAAAAGATTTGTTTGTAAGAGATTCAAGAAAATTAGATATGGTAAAAGGGTTAAATTTAGACGTGCGTGCTGGTGAAATTGTTGGGATTGCAGGGGTCGATGGAAATGGTCAATCGGAATTAATTGAAGCGATAACAGGCCTTTCGAAAACAAGATCAGGATCGGTAACATTATCTAACAAGGAGATTACTAGATTATCTCCCAGAAAGATTACCGAAAGTGGGCTTGGACATATTCCGCAGGATCGTCATAAATATGGACTTGTACTGGACTATTCAGTTGGTGAGAATATTGTGTTACAGACGTATTATCAGAAGCCTTATTCTAATGCCAGTGTGCTTAAATATAATGAAATTTTTGATAAAGCAGAGAAGATCATCGAAGAGTACGATGTCCGTACACCGAGTGTCTATACGAAGGCACGGGCTTTATCAGGCGGAAACCAGCAAAAGGCGATTATTGGCCGAGAAGTTGACCGCTCTCCGAAATTATTAATCGCTGCCCAGCCGACAAGAGGTTTGGACGTTGGTGCGATCGAATTTATCCATAGAAAATTAATTGAAGAACGTGATAAGGGGAGTGCAATTCTGCTCGTATCCTTTGAACTTGATGAAATTATGAATGTCAGTGACAGGATTGCCGTTATGTTTGATGGTAAAATTGTGGCTGATGTGAAACCAGAAGATACGAATGAACAAGAGCTTGGCCTTTTAATGGCAGGAAGTCAAGTGGACAAGGCAGGTGTAATTAGCGAATGACAGCGAATAATAGATTGTTTGGAATTTTAGTTCCAGTTATATCGGTTATAGTAGGTTTATTAGCTGGAGCGATTATTATGCTAGCCTCAGGTCATAATCCGATTGAAGGATATGCGGCTTTATGGAGAGGTGCATTTGGTGATAGCTATACATTAGGGGAGACAATTCGTCGAACCACACCATTAATTTTAACAGGGCTAGCAGTAGCGTTTGCCTTCAAAACAGGCCTTTTTAATATCGGTGCTGAAGGGCAAGTTATCGTCGGTTGGCTAGCCTCGATTTGGGTTGGCGTTGCTGTGGAGGCGCCGATGATTATTCATCTTCCTTTAGCGGTGTTAGCTGGAGCTGTAGCAGGTGGTCTATGGGGATTCATCCCTGGTTTATTAAAAGCAAAACTTGGTGTTCACGAAGTTATTATTACGATTATGATGAATTATATTGCATTACATGTGACCAATGAAATTATCCGAAGTATTCTGACAGACCAAGCTACGACAACAGAACCGATTGCAGCAACAGCCTCTTTAGCATCAACCTGGCTACAGAGTATTACCTTTTATTCAAGGGTACACTATGGTGTTTTAATTGCTTTGGCAGCAGCTTTTGTTATGTGGTTTATTATTGAACGCACCACGTATGGTTATGAATTAAAAGCGGTCGGCTTTAATCGGCATGCTTCTAATTATGCCGGAATGAATGTCAGTAGAAATATTATCTTATCGATGGTACTCGGTGGTGCTTTCGCGGGTCTTGCGGGAACGATGGAAGGCCTTGGTACGTATGGAACAATCTCTGTCATGTCAGGCTTTACAAATCTTGGTTTTGATGGAATTGCTGTTGCGCTGCTTGGCTCTAACAATGCTTTTGGTGTCGTATTAGCCGCCATTTTGTTTGGTGCTTTAAAAGAAGGTGCTGGGGAAATGCCTACAGCAGCTGGTGTTCCGACAGAACTCGTAGATATTATTATCGCATTGATTATTTTCTTTGTCGCATCCAGTTATATCATTCGCTGGGCTTTACTTCGCTTCAAAAAAGGAGGGAATATAGATGTTTGATATCTTACAATCAATTATTCCAACTGTTCTTTTCTATTCAGCACCTCTCATCTTAACAGCATTAGGAGGAGTGTTTAGCGAACGGTCTGGTGTCGTAAATATTGGATTAGAAGGACTCATGGTGATGGGAGCATTTGTCGGCATTGTCTTTAATCTGACATTTGCCGATGTATTCGGGGTCTGGACGCCGTGGGTGTCGCTTATCGCCGCTACTGTGATTGGTGCACTTTTTTCACTTATTCATGCTGTTGCGTCGATTACGTTCTATGCTAATCAGGTTGTAAGTGGTGTTGCGATTAACATGTTAGCACTCGGTATTGGTGTTTATCTAACAAAGGTTTGGTATGATAAAGGCCAGACAGATATGGTTAATCAGCCTTTCTATACAACAGATATCCCAGTGCTTTCGAATATTCCGTTGATCGGAACCCTCTTTTTCGAAGGGGTGTATGTCACATCCTATTTAGCAATTATTCTCGCTTTTGTAGCCTGGTATGTGTTATATCAAACGCCATTCGGTTTACGTTTGCGCGCAGTCGGCGAGCACCCAATGGCGGCTGATACGAATGGAATTAAAGTAGAAAGAATGCGTTATATTGCAGTGTTGCTTTCAGGGGCATTAGGCGGATTAGGTGGATCAGTTTTTGCCTTGACCATCGCTTCTAACTTCTCTCACTCAACAATTGTTGGGCAAGGGTTTATGTCACTGGCTGCTGTTATCTTTGGAAAATGGCATCCACTAGGTGCAATGGGGGCTGCGCTGTTCTTTGGACTTGCGCAAAGTTTAAGTGTAGTGAGCGCTGGAGTCCCCGTGTTGGAAAATATACCACAAATCATATTGTTGATTGCACCATATTTATTAACGATATTAGCTCTGGCAGGGTTTATTGGCAGAGCCGATGCACCACGAGCTAATGGTGTCCCATATATAAAAGGAAGCAGATAAAAAAGATTAAAAACAGACTTGTACAGTTTCAAGTCTGTTTTTTTATTTATTTTGAAAATATAGAATGTTAGCGTGGAAGCAAATCTGGATTATGTCCAAATAGACATTATGAAATGATTCATGTGCGATCAAGTGTCCATATCATAAGAAATGATCTTGTGGATAAGATCGAAAAAAATCAAAGCGCACATCATATAATAAAACAAAAAGTGGATCTATTAATAGTTACAAGCAAAAAAGACAGTCTCCTATACAGAACTGTCCTTCATTGTATTATGTAAAATGACAAAGTAGTTGTAATGTAATCAAGCAATGACAAATGAGATTCTATCATTAGCAAGTTCTGAAACTGGTTGCTCTGTATTAATATTTCTACTATTTAATACAGAAATTATTAGTCCAAGCTCATAATAAGATGACTTAGTGACGTGGCCGAGTTCGATCGATTTGTTCAGTTCTTCATAAAATTGAATTAATACATCATCTGGCAATTTTTCGTAAAAATTCATCTCTGAACCTCCATTTTGAACTTTGTATTAGTATCTTACCACAAAATGAAAACGGTATCAACACCTTTTTTGTTAACTATCGTAATGATATTGTAAAAGATTCTTAATCTTATTTAACGGATTAGTGTGTGTTTGTTGATTTTAATAATAGGCTATATTGTGAAAAGTAACAATTACTATGTAAGATCTTATGACAGTATTTTGATTATCACGGCGCTAACCATCCGTAATAATCCGCTGATAGATGTCTCATTTTATAAAGATGCGAGATCTATTGAACGTTTGAGACAATCACAAAGGAAAGAAGAACTAAATGTAGCAAGTCCATTGGTGTGAGCGGTTTGTAGTGGAGATAAGGATCCGGCAGATAACATGAACAGTGATAATCTGGAAATTGACGCTAATATGGGGGGAGAAGATAGGGAAAAGGTTTGCAAGTCAAGTAATATATGTGTTTTCTGTTAGGGCAACATGATAGAATAAAGGGAAAAACGTAAAAGAAGATGTCACACAACAAAAACATTTCGGCATTAATTCTGAAGGAAGTTTCTTTGCGATTTCATTACTTATTTAAGATGGAGGAAGATAGAGATGAATTGGCGATTAATTTTTACAAAAAAGCTGAATGTTGGACAACGGTTAGTAAGGCTTCATCATGCAAATGCAATTATCTTCACGGTTTTAGCTATCACTGGTTTTCTATTGTTCTCTTCTTCTTTTCGATTAGTTTTTCCGGCAATTCGTGTCTGGGTAAGGGAGAGTCATGTATGGATCGGATTTATTAGTCTTTTGCCTATTTTATTCTATATGCCGAAGATGCAAAAACATCTGAAAACGCTTAGGAAAAGAAAAAATCATCGAATTAACCTTTATTATGTTTTAACAGTATTATGTACGTTGATCCTGTCCGGAGTGGTATTGACTTATCATCGGCACGTTCCTCCGTTAATCAGTTCGTCTGCACTAGTAATTCATGATTTGGCTACATGGCTAGGAGTGCCTTATTTAATTTATCATAGTGTCACGAGAAGCAAGTGGTTTAAACGACTTGTGAAACCTGTAAAAAAAGAAGAAAAGCCATTAGTTGTGGAAGATCATAATCCGATATATCGACGGAGAACTTTCTTACAATTGATAACAGGCTTGATAATTATGCTTGTTTTTTCACCAAGTATTTTAAAATGGCTTCGAACGTATTTTCCAGAACTTGAACCAAAAAGTAGGGTGGCAGATGCAAATCAGTTTCGAAATCCACAACCTGCGGGTGATTCTGCACCGCCAATTGGGGGAGGCAGAAGAGGGGAGTTCAGGTATTACACAGTAACCGAAATGCCAACACAATCAGAAGAGAATTGGCAGTTTTCGATAGACGGCTTGGTAAATAATACGCAATCTTATGAT is a genomic window of Gracilibacillus salinarum containing:
- a CDS encoding BMP family lipoprotein yields the protein MKNRKFLLFVLALTLGMFLAACGTADEDGAEDNTATEGNEEGTSGEDATSTDYSVAMVTDVGGVDDKSFNQSAWEGIQAWGEEHGLSQGEGFDYAQSTDKADYMPNLTRFVRDEYNLVYGIGFELKEDIQKAAEQYPDTNFAIVDDTVEADNAVSITFKEHQGSFLVGVAAAMKTTTNKVGFVGGVDSPLIKKFESGFIAGVKSVNPDIEVDVQYAESFADAAKGKLIATNMYDSGVDVIYHASGATGNGVFNQAKDIKQNDPEREIWVIGVDRDQHDEGTIGDHNVTLTSMVKRVDVAVQDVANRGMNGEFPGGEKLEYGLEQDGIDFAKTNEEAMTGEIITAVDEYKEKILSGEIEVPSTIEDLEAFEESL
- a CDS encoding ABC transporter ATP-binding protein; the encoded protein is MDYAIEMLNIRKEFPGIVANDNITVQLQKGEIHALLGENGAGKSTLMNVLFGLYQPEKGEIRVNGKPVNITNPNIANGLGIGMVHQHFMLVEPFTVTQNIVLGSEPTNKFGKIDLAKASKEIKELSDRYGLQVDPDAKISDISVGMQQRVEILKTLYRGAEVLIFDEPTAVLTPQEINELIDIMRSLIKEGKSIILITHKLKEIMEVCDRCTVIRKGKGIGTVNVADTNTTELASLMVGREVSFKTEKKTAEPKDIVLAIKDLFVRDSRKLDMVKGLNLDVRAGEIVGIAGVDGNGQSELIEAITGLSKTRSGSVTLSNKEITRLSPRKITESGLGHIPQDRHKYGLVLDYSVGENIVLQTYYQKPYSNASVLKYNEIFDKAEKIIEEYDVRTPSVYTKARALSGGNQQKAIIGREVDRSPKLLIAAQPTRGLDVGAIEFIHRKLIEERDKGSAILLVSFELDEIMNVSDRIAVMFDGKIVADVKPEDTNEQELGLLMAGSQVDKAGVISE
- a CDS encoding molybdopterin-dependent oxidoreductase encodes the protein MNWRLIFTKKLNVGQRLVRLHHANAIIFTVLAITGFLLFSSSFRLVFPAIRVWVRESHVWIGFISLLPILFYMPKMQKHLKTLRKRKNHRINLYYVLTVLCTLILSGVVLTYHRHVPPLISSSALVIHDLATWLGVPYLIYHSVTRSKWFKRLVKPVKKEEKPLVVEDHNPIYRRRTFLQLITGLIIMLVFSPSILKWLRTYFPELEPKSRVADANQFRNPQPAGDSAPPIGGGRRGEFRYYTVTEMPTQSEENWQFSIDGLVNNTQSYDWDQFLQLKRDVQVSNFYCVTGWSVYDVTWEGIPLKKLLEDANVTKQARFVKFYSADGVYTDTLTIEQAMMDDVMVAVLIDGELISKKNGGPVRLIVPEMYAYKSVKWLNRIELIEEEHVGYWEKRGYSTDAWVSKS
- a CDS encoding YdeI/OmpD-associated family protein, encoding MSIIIKLNLSKYKNLVVLNQPNDYDLFNQYKKDLSDQHDAIFIFVETIEEMMTSVKQIIQQQSLDDKGYLYFAYPKKGNKRYQTYVHRDQIFPALRVGEDGYIEGSDLKFSRMVSMDEVFTVVGIKREPKKVKKTRAASQKVEDYQGNIKDVEQFLAGYPEQLDFYLHLTPGYQRDWARYIYSAKQQKTKEKRQQQMIDILKQGYKSMELFRQSKK
- a CDS encoding ABC transporter permease encodes the protein MTANNRLFGILVPVISVIVGLLAGAIIMLASGHNPIEGYAALWRGAFGDSYTLGETIRRTTPLILTGLAVAFAFKTGLFNIGAEGQVIVGWLASIWVGVAVEAPMIIHLPLAVLAGAVAGGLWGFIPGLLKAKLGVHEVIITIMMNYIALHVTNEIIRSILTDQATTTEPIAATASLASTWLQSITFYSRVHYGVLIALAAAFVMWFIIERTTYGYELKAVGFNRHASNYAGMNVSRNIILSMVLGGAFAGLAGTMEGLGTYGTISVMSGFTNLGFDGIAVALLGSNNAFGVVLAAILFGALKEGAGEMPTAAGVPTELVDIIIALIIFFVASSYIIRWALLRFKKGGNIDV
- a CDS encoding ABC transporter permease, with the protein product MFDILQSIIPTVLFYSAPLILTALGGVFSERSGVVNIGLEGLMVMGAFVGIVFNLTFADVFGVWTPWVSLIAATVIGALFSLIHAVASITFYANQVVSGVAINMLALGIGVYLTKVWYDKGQTDMVNQPFYTTDIPVLSNIPLIGTLFFEGVYVTSYLAIILAFVAWYVLYQTPFGLRLRAVGEHPMAADTNGIKVERMRYIAVLLSGALGGLGGSVFALTIASNFSHSTIVGQGFMSLAAVIFGKWHPLGAMGAALFFGLAQSLSVVSAGVPVLENIPQIILLIAPYLLTILALAGFIGRADAPRANGVPYIKGSR